Part of the Prunus dulcis chromosome 8, ALMONDv2, whole genome shotgun sequence genome is shown below.
CTTATTCTAATCTCtggattatttttttacttttattcttttaatttttagaagATAAAAGTTTTAGATCTATAAAGAATGCGTCTTCAAGGGAGTATGCAAATGAAATAGGCAAAATTGTACTATGACAACCTAAGTAGCATGTTGCCTATCCATTTGCCTTATGGAAAAAGTTTGAATGgttttatgtaattaaatccgagagagagagagagagagagagaggtgttCACAAGTTGTAATCGTTATGCAACTGTGGAAATAAAGGGCATCAGGTTtcgtttgtttttcttttttcttttttcttttttctgccGCGAGGGTTCGACCGTATTGAAAACACGGAAGTTGAAGCCTGTACTGTGAACATTGTAGGAGATATTTTTGGTGAACCCATTGTTGGTCATCATTTAACGGCCATAATTTTGTTCACTGGTTAAATGGGCCAATCCTGCTAAAGCTGCCTGATAGATAATGAccagattttttatttatttattttttacagaAAAAGAACTGCGAAATGAATGAGAGGCCCGTATATGGTTCACCCACCTGTAAGGATCAAATGAAAACtaataattttactttttggtCCTCAATTTTGATCCTTTCTTACATTGAATTTTGAGAGTTGGGCAAGTTTTTTTGAGGACATCAAGTGGGGCATATTGACAGTTCAGTACAGAAATATTATCCACATACATCTGAGCACACTTAGCACCTTACAATCTTGGCATAATATCCACACTctgaaaaatattcaaaaatatatacagCCTAGACAGAACAGGAAATTCAAAGAAGAAATTTGTACAAATTGTTGCAGAAACTTGCCcatcagaaaacaaaagccaCATCTTCTGTTCAACACCCAATTcactgtaaaaaaaatatacttaGCCagaaaacaagagagagagagagagagagagagagagagtaatgGCTTTGGAAAACTGTTTGCAACTAAGCACAGTGTGCACTACAAGAGTTGGTGCTGCACAATGCTATCAGCCATTTTCTTCCAGGGAAAAGCTTATTGTGCCAACCTGCAATGGATTGAAGAAATCTGTTTTGAaattctcttcatcttcatcttttgCTCCTTCCAATAAATCCCACAGATCCCGCTTTATTTGCAAGGCTCGTGAGGCTGTGAATGAAGGTTAGCTGCACAGTCTCTGCTATtattgttgtttgtttctgattaattcttaattatttatgttgaatGTCACTCTCCCTTGATTTCGTTAGGAATCTTGTAACTTCTATATGTAGATGTATGACAactagaagaagaaatgaCAACAGATACTAGTGCAATGAACAACTCAAGAAGGTGTTGAAAGCAGCTACAGTTATTAACCACTTACAGAATTGACAATTGAATTTATTATGCAATatcttcttttgctttcttttaaTTGATGGCAATTTTTTGCTACTCAAAATTTGTTCTTTCGTATATAATACCTATGTCGTGTTGGTCACATGACCAATTATtttcatacatatatatgtacagTAGAGTGTATGCAagaatttttattgaattacccAAATTTGACTATTTGTGCAACTTATAAGTTACTTTTGCACTATAATTTGTTACCTGTTCCATCTTCAAATTAGTTGGTTTGGTTCTGAATAAACCACATCACATGAATATATCAACTTAGTGAGTTCATTGACTCGTGCAAACTCTGCAGTTCAAGTGGTGAATGATTCAAGTTGGAATAACCTGGTGATTGCAAGTGAGAACCCAGTTCTGGTAGAATTTTGGGCACCGTGGTGTGGACCATGCCGGATGATTGCCCCAGTAATCGACGAACTGGCGAAAGAGTATGCTGGGAAGATAGCTTGTTTCAAGCTCAATACTGATGACAGCCCTAACATTGCCACTCAATATGGCATAAGGAGCATACCAACAGTGCTTTTCTTCAAGAATGGAGAGAAGAAGGAGAGCGTTATTGGAGCAGTGCCCAAGTCCACCTTGTCTGCCACCATAGAAAAATATGTAGATCTTTAAAGAGGGAAATGATGTATACAGACTTTTA
Proteins encoded:
- the LOC117612141 gene encoding thioredoxin-like — translated: MALENCLQLSTVCTTRVGAAQCYQPFSSREKLIVPTCNGLKKSVLKFSSSSSFAPSNKSHRSRFICKAREAVNEVQVVNDSSWNNLVIASENPVLVEFWAPWCGPCRMIAPVIDELAKEYAGKIACFKLNTDDSPNIATQYGIRSIPTVLFFKNGEKKESVIGAVPKSTLSATIEKYVDL